A genome region from Pirellulales bacterium includes the following:
- the bshB1 gene encoding bacillithiol biosynthesis deacetylase BshB1, which translates to MLDVLVIAPHPDDAELGMAGAIMCLIADGWRVGILDLTDGEPTPHGSPEIRARETAAATQMLGVAWRENLGLPNRRLEATLDARAQLAGVIRQTRPRWLFAPYWVDSHPDHVAATELVEAARFWAKLTKSDLPGGPHHPERIFYYFGVHIKLVVPPSFVLDISRYWDRKRAAIECYASQFIVGRPTGPPTFLDRWRDQAAYWGGTINADYGEPFFSREPLGLTSMAGVR; encoded by the coding sequence ATGCTCGACGTCCTGGTAATCGCGCCGCACCCCGACGATGCCGAACTGGGCATGGCGGGGGCCATCATGTGTTTGATCGCCGACGGTTGGCGGGTGGGCATTCTCGACCTGACCGACGGCGAGCCGACGCCGCATGGCAGCCCTGAGATTCGTGCCCGCGAAACGGCCGCCGCCACACAGATGCTCGGTGTCGCGTGGCGCGAGAACTTGGGCCTGCCCAATCGCCGTTTGGAAGCGACGCTCGACGCACGGGCGCAGTTGGCGGGCGTCATTCGGCAGACGCGGCCGCGGTGGCTCTTCGCGCCGTATTGGGTCGACTCGCACCCCGACCACGTGGCGGCCACCGAGTTGGTCGAGGCGGCGCGCTTCTGGGCAAAGCTGACCAAAAGCGACTTGCCCGGCGGGCCGCACCATCCCGAGCGGATTTTCTACTACTTCGGCGTCCACATCAAACTGGTGGTTCCGCCGTCGTTCGTGCTCGACATCAGCCGCTACTGGGACCGCAAGCGGGCGGCGATCGAATGTTACGCCAGCCAGTTCATTGTGGGCCGCCCCACCGGGCCGCCCACCTTCCTCGACCGCTGGCGCGATCAGGCCGCCTACTGGGGCGGTACCATCAACGCCGACTACGGCGAACCGTTTTTCAGCCGCGAACCGCTGGGCTTAACCAGCATGGCGGGCGTCAGATAA
- the hemC gene encoding hydroxymethylbilane synthase produces MTAARLLRLGTRASPLARWQAEWVAGELRKLGHNVALVTLSTRGDQEQSASLGAIGGQGVFTKELQRALLREEIDLAVHSLKDLPTDAVAGLDLGAVPPREATADVLVSRASSSFADLPQGAAIGTGSLRRRAQLWHARPDLKMFDVRGNVDTRLRKLAEGQYDALVLAQAGLVRLGLASHITEVLPEALMLPAVGQGALGIEIRTADAELKAALVPLDDFASRAAVVAERAMLAALRAGCLAPVAAKAEVVAGTLRLRGVVLSADGSRRIRAECDGPPGDAAKIGEQVAAELLSQSAADLIAAARSS; encoded by the coding sequence ATGACTGCCGCCCGATTGCTGCGTCTGGGAACGCGCGCCAGCCCGTTGGCCCGCTGGCAGGCTGAGTGGGTGGCCGGCGAGCTCCGCAAGCTGGGCCACAACGTGGCGCTGGTGACGCTCTCCACACGCGGCGACCAGGAGCAGTCGGCGTCGCTGGGAGCCATCGGCGGGCAAGGCGTGTTTACCAAAGAACTGCAACGGGCCTTGCTGCGCGAGGAGATCGACCTGGCCGTTCACAGCCTGAAAGACCTGCCGACGGACGCCGTCGCCGGGCTGGATCTGGGCGCCGTGCCTCCGCGCGAGGCGACAGCCGACGTGCTGGTGAGCCGCGCCTCCTCCTCGTTTGCTGACTTGCCGCAGGGCGCCGCCATCGGCACCGGCAGCTTGCGCCGACGGGCGCAGCTTTGGCACGCTCGGCCCGATCTGAAAATGTTCGACGTGCGCGGCAACGTCGACACGCGGCTGCGCAAGCTGGCGGAAGGCCAATACGACGCTTTGGTTCTGGCACAAGCCGGCCTGGTGCGCTTGGGGCTGGCGTCGCACATCACGGAGGTTTTGCCCGAAGCGTTGATGCTGCCCGCGGTCGGCCAGGGCGCGCTGGGAATCGAAATCCGCACCGCCGACGCGGAGTTGAAAGCGGCGCTGGTGCCGCTCGACGATTTCGCGTCGCGGGCGGCGGTCGTGGCTGAGCGGGCGATGCTGGCGGCCTTGCGGGCCGGCTGTTTGGCGCCGGTCGCCGCCAAGGCCGAGGTGGTGGCGGGCACACTCCGCTTGCGCGGAGTGGTGCTTAGCGCCGACGGGTCCCGAAGGATTAGGGCCGAGTGCGATGGCCCGCCCGGCGACGCCGCCAAGATCGGCGAACAGGTAGCAGCAGAGCTTCTTTCCCAAAGCGCCGCGGATTTGATCGCCGCCGCACGGTCGAGCTGA
- a CDS encoding DUF502 domain-containing protein yields the protein MRNARQARRPRSRLYPFQRAILSGLGVVLPPLLTVVIFLWVGGTIKQYALEPVTEGTRNALAWYWARQDANRLAHPDVARQVSNQSPEISLPTGERYVRLPSGTYVPETVKLELIKDNPEGVIASGNLRQVYRRYVELHYLQPHRVIPLFICVFMLVLYVLGKLLGAGLGRMLWNLVERGIHRVPLVRNVYDSVKQMTDFMFNERELGYKRVVAVEYPRKGVWALGFVTGESLMDIRSTTGEPMVSLMIPSSPMSVTGYIVTVPKSETIDLDLTIDQALQFLISCGVVVPPHQLPRADSMEAARS from the coding sequence ATGCGAAATGCCCGCCAAGCTCGTCGACCGCGTTCGCGGCTTTACCCGTTCCAGCGGGCCATCTTGAGCGGGCTGGGCGTCGTGCTGCCGCCGCTGCTGACGGTGGTCATTTTTCTTTGGGTCGGCGGAACCATTAAACAGTATGCCTTGGAGCCGGTCACGGAAGGCACGCGCAACGCGCTGGCCTGGTACTGGGCGCGGCAAGACGCCAATCGGCTTGCCCATCCCGACGTGGCCCGGCAGGTCTCCAACCAATCGCCGGAAATCAGTCTCCCCACCGGCGAACGCTACGTGCGGCTGCCCAGCGGCACCTACGTGCCGGAAACCGTCAAGCTGGAGCTGATCAAAGACAACCCCGAAGGCGTCATCGCCAGCGGCAACCTGCGGCAGGTGTACCGGCGATACGTCGAGCTGCACTACTTGCAGCCGCACCGGGTCATCCCGCTGTTTATCTGCGTTTTCATGCTGGTCCTGTATGTGCTGGGCAAACTGCTGGGGGCGGGCCTGGGCCGCATGCTCTGGAACCTCGTCGAGCGCGGCATCCACCGCGTGCCGCTGGTGCGAAACGTCTATGATTCGGTCAAGCAGATGACCGATTTCATGTTCAACGAACGGGAACTCGGCTATAAGCGGGTGGTGGCCGTCGAATACCCGCGCAAAGGCGTCTGGGCGCTGGGCTTCGTCACCGGCGAGAGCCTGATGGACATCCGCTCCACGACGGGCGAGCCCATGGTTTCGTTGATGATTCCCTCGTCGCCCATGTCGGTGACGGGCTACATCGTGACCGTGCCCAAGAGCGAAACCATCGACCTTGACCTGACGATCGACCAGGCCCTGCAGTTCCTGATAAGCTGCGGCGTGGTGGTGCCGCCGCACCAGTTGCCGAGGGCCGATTCGATGGAAGCGGCCCGCTCATGA